A single region of the Syntrophotaleaceae bacterium genome encodes:
- the hydG gene encoding [FeFe] hydrogenase H-cluster radical SAM maturase HydG translates to MCALPAMTLSKGAVDFIDEDHLNGLLAKGKPSRQRIRDIIAKSLAKEALTVEETAELVLTDEPDLLEEIFDAARQLKKNVYGNRIVLFAPLYIGNDCINDCTYCAFKRSNFEALRRTLTPEEIRGQVKALEDKGHKRLILVFGEHPKYNADFIADTVRNVYSVKSGYGEIRRVNINAAPLDHEGYRKVKEAGIGTYQIFMETYHHETYSMMHPGDTRKGNYLYRLDGLSRAFEAGCDDVGLGVLFGLYDWRFEVLGMVRHALYLQEKYNVGPHTLSFPRLRPAHGVEFDEKYFTTDAEFKRIIAILRLAVPYTGLILTAREKPELRRELMSFGVSQIDAGSRIELGGYTEAGDAQVMEREQFSLGDIRSLDEVMRELMSDGYVPSFCTSCYRSGRTGEHFMEFSIPGFIKRFCTPNALLTLEEYLVDYASPETRAVGEKLIAEELEKMDDGDMKQRTLKQLEDIRDREVRDIYF, encoded by the coding sequence ATGTGTGCGTTGCCAGCAATGACTTTAAGCAAGGGTGCCGTCGATTTCATTGACGAGGATCATCTCAACGGTCTGCTTGCCAAAGGCAAGCCGAGCCGGCAGAGGATTCGGGATATCATAGCCAAGAGCCTTGCCAAGGAGGCTCTGACAGTCGAAGAAACCGCTGAGCTGGTTTTGACGGATGAGCCGGACCTGCTTGAAGAGATTTTTGACGCTGCCCGGCAGCTCAAGAAAAATGTTTATGGCAACCGCATCGTGCTGTTCGCCCCTCTATATATCGGCAACGACTGTATTAACGACTGTACGTACTGTGCTTTCAAACGCTCCAATTTCGAGGCCTTGCGAAGAACACTCACTCCTGAGGAGATCCGCGGACAGGTCAAGGCCCTCGAAGACAAGGGGCACAAACGGCTGATCCTCGTTTTCGGCGAACATCCCAAATACAACGCCGATTTTATCGCCGATACGGTGCGTAACGTCTATTCGGTCAAATCGGGGTACGGGGAGATCCGGAGGGTCAACATCAACGCCGCTCCTCTGGATCACGAGGGTTACCGCAAGGTCAAGGAAGCCGGAATCGGCACCTACCAGATCTTCATGGAAACCTATCACCATGAAACCTACTCCATGATGCACCCCGGCGATACCCGCAAAGGAAACTACCTCTACCGTCTGGATGGTCTGAGCCGGGCTTTCGAGGCCGGGTGCGACGATGTCGGATTGGGTGTGCTCTTCGGTCTTTACGACTGGCGCTTTGAAGTTCTCGGCATGGTGCGGCATGCGCTGTATCTCCAGGAGAAATACAATGTTGGGCCGCATACCCTCAGCTTTCCCCGTTTGCGTCCCGCTCACGGCGTGGAATTCGACGAGAAATATTTCACCACCGACGCCGAATTTAAACGGATTATCGCCATCCTGCGCCTGGCGGTTCCCTACACCGGCCTGATTCTGACCGCCAGGGAAAAACCGGAGCTTCGCCGCGAACTAATGTCCTTTGGGGTTTCCCAGATCGATGCCGGCAGCCGGATCGAACTGGGCGGCTATACCGAGGCCGGTGATGCCCAGGTCATGGAGCGGGAGCAGTTTTCTCTCGGAGATATCCGTTCCCTTGACGAAGTCATGCGGGAGTTGATGAGCGATGGTTACGTTCCCAGCTTCTGCACCTCCTGTTACCGGAGTGGACGCACTGGGGAACATTTCATGGAATTCAGCATTCCCGGTTTCATCAAGCGGTTCTGTACTCCCAATGCCCTGTTGACCCTCGAGGAATACCTGGTCGACTACGCTTCACCGGAGACCAGAGCGGTGGGGGAGAAGCTGATCGCCGAGGAACTCGAAAAAATGGACGATGGGGATATGAAGCAGCGAACCCTTAAGCAGCTCGAGGACATCAGGGATCGTGAAGTCAGGGACATCTATTTCTGA
- the yhbY gene encoding ribosome assembly RNA-binding protein YhbY: MNKLTGKQNRYLRGLGHKLKPVVMLGRGDLSEHVLSAVEENLAAKELIKIKIQEGCSLDRHDAATMLSEKTGAKVVQVLGNTILLYRPSEEKIIHVP; this comes from the coding sequence ATGAACAAGCTGACTGGAAAACAGAATCGATACCTCAGGGGTCTAGGACATAAACTGAAACCCGTTGTCATGCTTGGCCGCGGGGATCTGTCCGAACATGTCCTCAGCGCTGTGGAAGAGAATCTGGCAGCCAAGGAACTGATCAAGATCAAAATTCAGGAAGGGTGTTCCCTGGACCGCCACGATGCCGCCACAATGCTTTCAGAGAAAACGGGTGCAAAGGTGGTTCAGGTATTGGGAAACACCATCCTGCTCTACCGCCCGAGCGAGGAAAAGATCATTCATGTTCCCTGA
- a CDS encoding deoxyguanosinetriphosphate triphosphohydrolase, whose amino-acid sequence MERPDLAPFAAKSRDSRGRRHQEKFKDVRSEYARDRDRIIHCAAFRRLEYKTQVFVNHEGDYFRTRLTHSLEVAQIACGIARRLLLNEDLVEALSLAHDLGHTPFGHTGEEVLNRLMAEYGGFEHNRQSLRIVELLEERYPGFSGLNLTWETREGIIKHSPDRDLGENPELAEYHPGERPSLEAQIIDLADEIAYNNHDIDDGLKAGYISLSELDEVDLWRDTFAEVGEKYPGLDQGRHVYQTISHLIGALIGDVVVTTLRNIEKHCIDTQESVRRHGQRLVSFSLETGRRNLQLKKFLRRRLYRHYKVERMRVKAERFLTMIFESFVKNPSLLPWSHQGRCEEFGRERVICDFIAGMTDRYALEEYKKLFDPYERV is encoded by the coding sequence ATGGAACGGCCGGACCTGGCCCCTTTTGCCGCCAAAAGCCGCGACAGTCGTGGTCGGCGGCATCAGGAAAAATTCAAGGACGTCCGCTCGGAATACGCCCGGGATCGGGACAGGATCATCCATTGCGCCGCTTTCAGGCGGCTCGAGTACAAAACCCAGGTCTTTGTTAATCACGAAGGGGATTATTTCCGCACTCGGCTGACCCACTCCCTGGAGGTCGCCCAGATCGCCTGTGGCATCGCCCGGCGCCTGCTTTTGAACGAGGACCTGGTCGAAGCCCTTTCTTTGGCGCACGACCTCGGTCACACACCCTTCGGCCATACCGGAGAAGAGGTTCTGAACCGGCTGATGGCCGAGTACGGGGGATTCGAGCACAATCGACAATCGCTGCGGATTGTCGAACTGCTCGAGGAGCGTTATCCGGGATTCAGCGGGCTTAACCTCACCTGGGAAACCCGCGAGGGGATCATCAAGCATTCCCCGGACCGGGATCTCGGGGAAAACCCTGAACTGGCCGAATATCATCCGGGGGAAAGGCCGTCTCTGGAAGCCCAGATTATCGATCTTGCCGATGAGATCGCCTACAACAATCACGACATCGACGATGGCCTGAAAGCCGGGTATATTTCATTGTCCGAGCTGGACGAGGTCGATCTCTGGCGCGATACCTTCGCCGAGGTGGGAGAGAAGTATCCGGGCCTCGATCAGGGGCGGCATGTCTACCAGACCATCAGTCATCTGATCGGGGCCCTGATCGGCGATGTGGTGGTGACCACCCTGAGAAACATAGAAAAACACTGCATCGACACCCAGGAGTCGGTGAGAAGGCACGGGCAGCGTCTGGTCTCTTTCAGTTTGGAGACGGGGAGGAGAAACCTTCAGCTGAAAAAGTTTCTGCGGAGGCGTCTTTACCGGCACTACAAAGTCGAACGCATGCGGGTCAAAGCGGAACGTTTCCTGACCATGATTTTCGAAAGTTTTGTGAAAAACCCCTCTTTGCTGCCCTGGAGCCATCAGGGCCGGTGCGAGGAGTTTGGCCGCGAAAGGGTCATCTGTGACTTTATTGCTGGGATGACCGATCGCTATGCTCTGGAAGAATATAAAAAGCTGTTTGATCCTTACGAGCGGGTTTAG
- a CDS encoding NAD(P)H-dependent oxidoreductase subunit E has product MQTSTCQKSGACTLPDRATLPESIYQELANFIAQLPTKEGHLVTALHKAQHLFGYLPREVQEFVADQMEVSLAKVYGVVSFYTFFTMIPKGKYPISVCMGTACFVKGADKVVDALKKQLNVEVSEVTADGKFSIDCLRCVGACALAPIVMVGEKVYGHVKPDMVKDIIADFS; this is encoded by the coding sequence ATGCAAACGTCAACGTGTCAGAAGTCCGGAGCCTGTACGCTGCCTGATCGTGCTACGCTGCCTGAATCCATTTACCAGGAGCTGGCCAATTTTATCGCCCAGCTTCCCACCAAAGAGGGGCACCTGGTAACCGCTCTGCACAAGGCCCAGCACCTGTTCGGCTATCTCCCCCGGGAGGTTCAGGAGTTTGTCGCCGACCAGATGGAGGTATCCCTGGCAAAGGTCTACGGTGTGGTCAGCTTTTACACCTTCTTCACCATGATTCCCAAGGGCAAGTATCCCATCTCCGTCTGTATGGGTACTGCCTGTTTCGTCAAGGGCGCAGACAAGGTTGTCGATGCCCTGAAGAAGCAGCTGAACGTCGAAGTCAGCGAAGTGACCGCCGACGGCAAATTCTCCATCGACTGTCTGCGCTGCGTGGGCGCCTGCGCCCTGGCACCGATCGTCATGGTCGGGGAGAAAGTCTATGGCCATGTGAAGCCTGACATGGTTAAAGACATCATCGCGGACTTTTCTTAA
- a CDS encoding NADH-dependent [FeFe] hydrogenase, group A6, with amino-acid sequence MSMLKITIDGKATEVPAGSMILDAAKKVDITVPTLCYLNLEEMTFNNMAASCRICVVEVEGRRNLAPACATPVMDGMVVKTNTLRVLQARKTVLDLLLSDHPKDCLVCAKSGECELQALVETFGIREVAYPGVMSTYRQDVSPSIIRDMDKCVMCRRCETMCNEVQTCGVLSGVNRGFDAVVAPAFEMNLQDSVCTNCGQCTQVCPVGALVENDHTWKVIDALANPEKVTVVQTAPAVRAAIGEACGMEPGQSFTGKMAAALRKLGFDHVFDTDFAADLTIMEEGSEFLDRLQRYLDGDKSVRLPIMTSCCPGWVKFFEHQFPDLLDVPSTAKSPQQMFGAIAKSYYAELLGIPREKMVVVSVMPCLAKKYEAARPEFAVNGNPDVDIVISSRELGRLIKTMNIDFASLPDEDFDNPLGYSTGAAPIFGCSGGVAEAALRTAYELATGETLADVNFEGVRTLTGVKEASVQVGPHTLNIGVASGLGNARKLLEKVASGEKQFHVIEVMACPGGCLGGGGQPYHHGDMDILRKRSKVLYDEDAGKPERKSHENPYIKELYEKYLGKPLSDKAHHLLHTHYFKRQKL; translated from the coding sequence ATGTCTATGCTGAAAATAACGATTGACGGTAAAGCGACCGAAGTGCCGGCCGGCAGCATGATTCTGGACGCCGCCAAGAAGGTTGACATCACTGTCCCGACCCTGTGCTACCTCAACCTCGAGGAAATGACCTTCAACAACATGGCCGCTTCCTGCCGCATCTGTGTGGTCGAGGTGGAAGGCCGCCGCAACCTGGCTCCTGCATGCGCCACCCCCGTCATGGACGGCATGGTAGTGAAAACCAATACCCTGCGCGTCCTGCAGGCCCGCAAGACCGTCCTCGACCTGCTGCTGTCCGACCACCCCAAGGACTGTCTGGTCTGCGCCAAGTCCGGTGAGTGTGAACTGCAGGCTCTGGTAGAAACTTTCGGTATCCGTGAAGTTGCCTATCCCGGCGTCATGTCTACCTACCGTCAGGATGTCTCTCCTTCGATCATCCGCGACATGGACAAGTGCGTCATGTGCCGTCGTTGCGAAACCATGTGTAACGAAGTCCAGACCTGCGGCGTTCTGTCCGGTGTCAACCGTGGTTTCGACGCGGTTGTCGCTCCGGCTTTCGAAATGAACCTGCAGGACTCGGTCTGCACCAACTGTGGCCAGTGCACCCAGGTTTGCCCCGTAGGCGCCCTGGTTGAAAACGACCACACCTGGAAAGTCATCGACGCCCTGGCCAACCCCGAGAAGGTCACTGTTGTTCAGACCGCGCCTGCCGTGCGCGCCGCTATCGGCGAAGCCTGCGGCATGGAACCCGGCCAGAGCTTCACCGGCAAGATGGCAGCCGCTCTGCGCAAGCTCGGTTTCGACCACGTGTTCGATACCGACTTTGCCGCCGACCTCACCATCATGGAAGAGGGCAGCGAATTCCTCGACCGCCTGCAGCGCTACCTGGATGGCGATAAATCGGTCCGTCTGCCGATCATGACCTCCTGCTGCCCGGGCTGGGTCAAGTTCTTCGAGCACCAGTTCCCCGACCTGCTCGACGTTCCTTCGACCGCCAAGTCTCCCCAGCAGATGTTCGGCGCCATCGCCAAGTCCTACTATGCCGAACTGCTCGGCATCCCCCGCGAGAAGATGGTTGTCGTTTCGGTCATGCCCTGTCTCGCCAAGAAATACGAAGCCGCCCGTCCCGAGTTTGCCGTGAACGGCAACCCCGACGTCGACATCGTCATTTCCAGCCGCGAACTGGGTCGTCTGATCAAGACCATGAACATCGATTTCGCCTCCCTGCCCGATGAGGACTTTGACAATCCTCTGGGTTACTCCACCGGTGCCGCTCCGATTTTCGGCTGCTCCGGCGGTGTTGCCGAAGCGGCTCTGCGTACCGCCTACGAACTGGCCACTGGCGAAACCCTCGCCGATGTCAACTTCGAAGGCGTTCGTACCCTGACCGGCGTCAAGGAAGCGTCCGTTCAGGTAGGTCCGCACACCCTGAACATCGGCGTTGCCAGCGGCCTGGGCAATGCCCGCAAGCTGCTTGAAAAAGTGGCTTCCGGCGAGAAGCAGTTCCATGTCATCGAAGTCATGGCCTGCCCCGGCGGCTGCCTCGGTGGCGGCGGTCAGCCTTACCACCATGGCGACATGGATATCCTGCGCAAGCGCAGCAAGGTTCTCTATGACGAGGACGCCGGCAAGCCCGAGCGGAAATCCCACGAAAACCCCTACATCAAGGAGCTTTACGAGAAATACCTGGGCAAGCCGCTCAGCGACAAAGCTCACCACCTGCTGCACACCCACTACTTCAAGCGGCAGAAACTGTAG
- a CDS encoding aspartate ammonia-lyase, translating to MSEYRKEKDLLGEREVPAEALYGIHTLRALENFALSGRRVNPALVHAYGAVKLACAGTNGDLGSWAGEKRQAIERACTEMMEGLLDEHVVVDALQGGAGTSTNMNVNEVLANRALQLLGKPLGDYDTVCPLEDINLHQSTNDTYPTALKVAAIHLLRQLERDVVALLEAFQTQEKALAHVVKIGRTQLQDAALTTLGREMSAYADAFARDRWRIYKCEERLRVVNLGGTAIGTGLAAPRQYIFRVVDRLRAITGLGLARAENLIDATQNVDAFVEVSGILKALATNLLKIAGDLRFLSSGPDAGIGELRLPPRQAGSSIMPGKVNPVIPEAVSQAAMAVMAKDQMIAHACAMGHLELNPFLPMVADALLGSLDLLSNACQIFRRHCVEQLSADEDRCRQQVRNSTASVTALVGLIGYEQATELARAVAIEGKGLRQLALERGLVSAEIFDELTSPESVTRLGTPAGRGNR from the coding sequence ATGAGCGAATATCGCAAGGAAAAAGATCTGCTGGGAGAGCGGGAGGTCCCTGCCGAGGCCTTGTACGGAATCCATACGCTTCGGGCCCTGGAGAACTTCGCGCTCAGCGGAAGGCGGGTGAACCCGGCGCTGGTCCATGCCTACGGCGCCGTCAAACTCGCCTGTGCCGGAACCAATGGAGATCTCGGCAGCTGGGCCGGAGAAAAAAGACAGGCCATTGAAAGGGCCTGTACGGAAATGATGGAGGGGCTTCTCGACGAGCATGTGGTGGTGGATGCGCTTCAGGGCGGGGCGGGAACGTCCACCAACATGAATGTCAACGAGGTGCTGGCAAACCGTGCCCTGCAGCTGCTCGGCAAGCCGCTCGGGGATTACGACACGGTCTGTCCACTGGAGGATATCAATCTCCACCAGTCCACCAATGACACTTATCCCACAGCCCTTAAGGTGGCGGCCATTCATCTCCTGCGCCAGCTGGAAAGGGACGTTGTGGCCCTGCTCGAGGCTTTCCAGACGCAGGAAAAGGCCCTGGCGCACGTGGTCAAGATCGGACGCACCCAATTGCAGGATGCGGCTCTGACCACCCTGGGGCGGGAAATGTCGGCCTATGCCGACGCCTTTGCCCGGGATCGCTGGCGCATCTATAAATGCGAGGAACGGCTGCGCGTGGTCAATCTCGGCGGGACCGCCATCGGGACCGGATTGGCCGCCCCCCGCCAGTATATTTTCAGAGTGGTGGACAGGCTGCGCGCCATTACCGGCCTGGGTCTGGCCCGAGCGGAGAATCTGATTGATGCCACGCAGAATGTCGACGCATTCGTGGAAGTTAGTGGTATCCTCAAGGCTCTGGCCACCAACCTGCTCAAGATCGCCGGGGATCTGCGTTTCCTCTCCTCCGGTCCCGATGCAGGCATCGGCGAACTGCGACTGCCTCCCCGCCAGGCTGGGTCCTCCATCATGCCCGGCAAGGTCAATCCCGTGATTCCGGAGGCAGTCTCCCAGGCGGCCATGGCTGTCATGGCCAAAGACCAGATGATCGCCCATGCCTGTGCCATGGGGCACCTCGAACTCAACCCTTTCCTGCCCATGGTGGCCGATGCCCTGCTTGGCAGTCTGGATCTGCTTAGCAATGCCTGTCAAATTTTCCGGCGCCACTGTGTCGAGCAGCTGTCTGCGGATGAGGATCGCTGCCGGCAGCAGGTACGAAACTCCACCGCCAGCGTGACGGCCCTGGTGGGTCTTATCGGATACGAGCAGGCGACGGAACTGGCCAGGGCCGTGGCCATCGAAGGAAAAGGATTGCGCCAGCTGGCTTTGGAACGAGGTCTGGTCAGCGCCGAGATATTTGACGAACTGACTTCACCGGAAAGCGTGACCCGTCTCGGAACGCCGGCCGGCAGGGGGAATAGATGA
- the hydE gene encoding [FeFe] hydrogenase H-cluster radical SAM maturase HydE: MIDKDEIIGWLKCDDKARLEDLWNKADSIRREMVGDAIHLRGLVEISNHCERDCLYCGIRAHNRAVPRYRMEREEILGCARKAVQFGFGTLVMQAGEDRGLEAEWMAETIRQIKQETSLAITLSLGERDMEEYRLWREAGADRALLRFETGRRDLYDQIHPPLAGVCSDRLTILQELRNLGYEIGSGVMIGIPGQTYEDLAEDILSFRRLDLDMIGVGPYISHPGTPLAKIAGELAAPAGLQVPATTDMGYRVIALARIVCPQANIPSTTALATLDGPTGREQGLQKGANIIMPNLTPRKYRQMYEIYPAKAASTEEAEESCALAFKQIAALGRVVGKGRGDSPNLTKTFKS; encoded by the coding sequence ATGATTGATAAAGACGAAATTATCGGTTGGCTGAAGTGTGACGACAAGGCCCGCCTGGAAGATCTGTGGAACAAGGCCGACAGCATCCGCAGAGAAATGGTCGGTGACGCAATCCATCTCCGCGGGCTGGTTGAAATTTCCAATCATTGCGAAAGGGATTGCCTCTACTGCGGAATCCGAGCCCACAACCGGGCCGTGCCGAGATACCGGATGGAAAGGGAGGAAATCCTTGGGTGCGCACGCAAGGCCGTGCAGTTCGGTTTCGGTACCCTGGTCATGCAGGCCGGTGAAGACAGGGGGCTCGAAGCGGAGTGGATGGCCGAAACCATCCGGCAGATAAAGCAGGAAACATCCCTTGCTATCACCCTGAGCCTCGGGGAAAGGGATATGGAGGAATACCGCCTCTGGAGGGAAGCGGGCGCCGACCGTGCTCTGCTCCGGTTTGAAACTGGGAGACGGGATCTTTACGATCAGATCCACCCGCCTCTGGCAGGTGTGTGCAGCGACAGGCTGACCATTCTCCAGGAGTTGCGGAATCTCGGGTATGAGATCGGCAGCGGGGTGATGATCGGTATTCCCGGGCAGACCTATGAGGATCTGGCCGAAGATATCCTGTCCTTCCGGCGCCTCGATCTCGACATGATCGGGGTAGGGCCTTACATTTCGCACCCTGGAACTCCACTGGCAAAAATCGCCGGTGAACTTGCCGCACCTGCGGGCCTTCAGGTTCCGGCAACCACAGATATGGGTTATCGGGTCATTGCCCTGGCCAGGATTGTTTGTCCCCAGGCCAACATTCCCAGCACGACCGCTCTGGCAACTCTGGATGGCCCTACCGGGCGTGAGCAGGGACTGCAAAAGGGTGCCAACATCATCATGCCGAATCTGACTCCCCGCAAGTATCGGCAGATGTACGAGATCTACCCGGCGAAAGCGGCCAGCACCGAAGAGGCAGAGGAAAGTTGCGCTCTGGCTTTCAAGCAGATTGCGGCGCTGGGTCGTGTTGTCGGCAAGGGAAGAGGGGATTCTCCCAATCTTACAAAGACTTTTAAATCATAA
- a CDS encoding (2Fe-2S) ferredoxin domain-containing protein, translating to MAKISSIAELNKKREELQAAAKAKAGKPLVNVSLATCSIASGGKEVLDAMKAEAAAQGLAVEFMQSGCMTYCHSEPTVEITLPGKEPVVFGKVNAEKAKALVEKYIKTGEMVDGVKVIPVGYERVVF from the coding sequence ATGGCTAAAATATCGAGTATTGCAGAACTCAACAAGAAGCGCGAAGAGCTGCAGGCCGCCGCAAAAGCCAAGGCCGGCAAGCCCCTCGTCAACGTATCCCTCGCCACCTGCAGCATCGCCTCCGGCGGCAAGGAAGTTCTGGACGCCATGAAGGCCGAAGCCGCCGCTCAGGGTCTCGCCGTGGAATTCATGCAGTCCGGCTGCATGACCTACTGCCATTCCGAGCCCACTGTCGAAATCACACTGCCCGGCAAGGAGCCGGTCGTGTTCGGCAAGGTCAATGCTGAAAAAGCCAAGGCGCTGGTCGAGAAATATATCAAGACCGGTGAGATGGTGGATGGCGTCAAAGTCATCCCGGTGGGCTACGAACGGGTGGTTTTTTAA
- a CDS encoding NADH-ubiquinone oxidoreductase-F iron-sulfur binding region domain-containing protein — protein sequence MAEKKQLRIATRNSGFIDPESIESYIAVGGYQALGKCVTEMTPEQVIEEMKKSGLRGRGGAGFPTGVKWGFAAKYQSDTKYVVCNADEGDPGAFMDRAVLEGDPHSVLEAMAIGGYAIGGGNGTIYIRAEYPLAIKRLQIAIAQAKEMGVLGNNIFGTNFSFDIELKYGAGAFVCGEETALINSMEGNRGEPYTKPPFPAEAGYWDKPTIVNNVETLAAIPAILVKGADWFNKIGTETSKGTKVFALAGKINNVGLIEVPMGITLKEVIFEVGGGVENGKEFKAVQTGGPSGGALTYKDLDVKIDYESLIACQSMMGSGGMIVMDEDDCMVSIAKFFLDFTMDETCGKCTPCRIGSKRIYETLDKITKGLATDDDVDKLKMLAANVKDTALCGLGQTMPNPVLSTMRVFEDEYRAHVRDKKCPAGVCTDLLEFVVVPEKCVGCTLCAKVCPVNCISGKAKEVHVIDQAACIKCGACLDKCKFDAIIKQ from the coding sequence ATGGCAGAGAAGAAACAGCTCAGAATAGCAACCAGGAACTCCGGTTTCATCGATCCGGAGAGCATCGAATCCTACATTGCCGTCGGCGGCTATCAGGCCCTGGGCAAATGTGTGACCGAAATGACCCCCGAGCAGGTCATCGAAGAGATGAAGAAATCGGGCCTGCGCGGTCGTGGCGGTGCCGGCTTCCCCACCGGCGTGAAGTGGGGCTTCGCCGCCAAATACCAGTCCGACACCAAGTACGTGGTCTGTAACGCCGACGAAGGCGACCCGGGCGCGTTCATGGACCGTGCCGTTCTCGAAGGCGACCCGCACAGCGTGCTGGAAGCCATGGCCATCGGAGGCTATGCCATCGGCGGCGGCAACGGCACCATCTACATCCGTGCCGAATATCCCCTGGCCATCAAACGCCTGCAGATCGCCATCGCTCAGGCCAAAGAGATGGGCGTTCTGGGCAACAACATCTTCGGCACCAACTTCAGCTTCGACATCGAACTGAAGTACGGCGCCGGCGCCTTCGTCTGTGGCGAAGAGACCGCGCTGATCAACTCCATGGAAGGCAACCGCGGCGAGCCTTACACCAAGCCTCCTTTCCCGGCTGAAGCCGGTTACTGGGACAAGCCGACCATTGTCAACAACGTCGAGACTCTGGCCGCTATTCCCGCCATCCTGGTCAAGGGCGCCGACTGGTTCAACAAGATCGGCACCGAGACCTCCAAGGGCACCAAGGTGTTCGCCCTGGCCGGCAAGATCAACAACGTCGGTCTGATCGAAGTTCCGATGGGCATCACCCTGAAAGAAGTCATTTTCGAAGTCGGCGGCGGCGTGGAAAACGGCAAGGAGTTCAAGGCCGTGCAGACCGGCGGACCCTCCGGCGGCGCGCTGACCTACAAGGATCTCGACGTCAAGATCGACTACGAGAGCCTGATCGCCTGCCAGTCGATGATGGGTTCGGGCGGCATGATCGTCATGGACGAGGACGACTGCATGGTCTCCATCGCCAAGTTCTTCCTCGACTTCACCATGGACGAGACCTGCGGCAAATGTACGCCCTGCCGCATCGGCTCCAAGCGCATCTATGAGACCCTGGACAAGATCACCAAGGGTCTGGCCACCGACGACGACGTCGACAAACTGAAGATGCTGGCCGCAAATGTCAAGGACACCGCTCTGTGCGGTCTCGGTCAGACCATGCCCAACCCGGTTCTGTCGACCATGCGCGTGTTCGAAGACGAGTACCGCGCCCACGTCCGCGACAAGAAGTGCCCGGCCGGCGTGTGTACCGACCTGCTGGAGTTCGTCGTGGTGCCCGAGAAGTGCGTCGGCTGTACGCTGTGCGCCAAGGTCTGCCCGGTGAACTGCATCAGCGGCAAGGCGAAGGAAGTACACGTGATCGATCAGGCCGCCTGTATCAAGTGCGGCGCCTGCCTCGACAAGTGTAAGTTCGACGCCATCATCAAACAGTAA